AGGGAGATCTTGTTTTGAAGGGGGCTTCCCGCTTAGATGCCTTCAGCGGTTATCCTGTCCGTTCATAGCTACCCAGCACTGCCATTGGCATGACAACTGGTCCACCAGTGGAACGTTCACCCCGGTCCTCTCGTACTAGGGGCAACTCTTCTCAAATCTCCTACACCCACGGCAGATAGGGACCGAACTGTCTCACGACGTTCTAAACCCAGCTCACGTACCTCTTTAAATGGCGAACAGCCATACCCTTGGGACCTGCTCCAGCCCCAGGATGAGATGAGCCGACATCGAGGTGCCAAACACTGCCGTCGATATGAGCTCTTGGGCAGTATCAGCCTGTTATCCCCGGCGTACCTTTTATCCGTTGAGCGATGGCCCTTCCACTCGGGACCACCGGATCACTATGACCGACTTTCGTCTCTGCTCGACTTGTCAGTCTCGCAGTCAGGCTGGCTTCTGCCATTGCACTCAACGACCGATTTCCGACCGGTCTGAGCCAACCTTCGCGCGCCTCCGTTACTCTTTAGGAGGCGACCGCCCCAGTCAAACTACCCACCATACAGGGTCCCGGATCCAGATAATGGACCGCGGTTAGACATCAAACAGAATTAGGGTGGTATCTCAAGGGAGGCTCCACAAAGACTAGCGTCTCTGCTTCAAAGCCTACCACCTATCCTGCACAAATTGTGTCTAATGCCAGTGTAAAGTTGTAGTGAAGGTGCACGGGGTCTTTCCGTCTAACCGCGGGAAGCCTGCATCTTGACAGGCAATTCAATTTCGCTGAGTCCACATTTGAGACAGCGGGGAAGTCGTTACGCCATTCGTGCAGGTCGGAACTTACCCGACAAGGAATTTCGCTACCTTAGGACCGTTATAGTTACGGCCGCCGTTTACCTGGGCTTCAATTCGGAGCTTGCACTCCTCCTTTTAACCTTCAGGCACCGGGCAGGCGTCAGACCCTATACGTCGTCTTACGACTTCGCAGAGCCCTATGTTTTTAGTAAACAGTCGCCACCCCCTGGTTTGTGCCCCCGACCAAGACTTGCGTCCTAATCGGGCCTCCTTCTCGCGAACTTACGGAGGTATTTTGCCGAGTTCCTTAAATGTGGTTCTCTCAAGCGCCTTGGTATTCTCTACCAGTCCACCTGTGTTGGTTTAGGGTACGATCTTAAAGAGGGGCTATTTCCAGGAACCTCTAAGCAGCTCTTTCAATCCAATAAGGAAGAACTACCTTCGAGATCCGTCACCACCTCACGGCCCAGGAATATTAACCTGGTTCCCATCGACTACGCCTTTCGGCCTCGCCTTAGGGGTCGGCTTACCCTGCTCAGATTAACTTTAAGCAGGAACCCTTGGACTTTCGGCGACAGGGTCTCTCACCCTGTTTGTCGCTACTCATGTCATCATTCTCACTAGTGATCTCTCCACCCGATGGCTCACGCCCGGGCTTCACAGAAAGCTCCTTATCCTCCACTACACCCGAAGGTGCAAAAGAGGATGGGAACTATGTCACACTACGCTCTGCTACCATGCAATAAATGCATCCTAAGCTTCGGCTCATGGCTTGAGCCCCGTTACATCTTCGCCGCAGGACAACTTAATTAGACCAGTGAGCTGTTACGCTATCTTTAAAGGATGGCTGCTTCTAAGCCAACCTCCTGGTTGTTTTGGTCGTCCCACCTGCTTTCCCACTTAGCCATGAATTAGGGGCCTTAGCTGTAGGTCAGGGTTGTTTCCCTTTTCACCATGGGCGTTAGCACCCACAGTGTGTCTGCCGGATATTACTTCTCGGTATTCGGAGTTTGATTAGGATCAGTAAGACGGTGAGTCCCCATTACCCATTCAGTGCTCTACCCCCGAGAGTATTCGTCCGACGCTCTACCTAAATAGATTTCGCAGAGAACCAGCTATCTCCGAGTTTGATTGGCCTTTCACCCCTAGGCACAACTCATCCCGACCTTTTTCAACAGGTGTGGGTTCGGTCCTCCAGTGCATGTTACTGCACCTTCAACCTGGTCATGCCTAGATCACTCGGTTTCGGGTCTAATGCATCTAACTCAATCGCCCTATTAAGACTCGCTTTCGCTGCGCCTACACCTAACGGCTTAAGCTTGCTAGATACACTAAGTCGATGACCCATTATACAAAAGGTACGCCGTCACCTCTCAAGGAGGCTCCGACTGATTGTAGGCGTCCGGTTTCAGAAACTGTTTCACTCCCCTCGTCGGGGTGCTTTTCACCTTTCCCTCACGGTACTAGTGCGCTATCGGTCAGTAAGGAGTACTTAGCCTTAGAGGGTGGTCCCCCCATGTTCAGACAGAATTTCACGTGTTCCGCCCTACTTAATACGTCCATTCATGCTTCCTATACGGGGCTGTCACCCGCTTTGGCCGACCTTTCCAGGTCGTTCTAGTCACATTCATGGCTCGGCTGGTCCCCGTTCGCTCGCCGCTACTAGGGGAGTATCTATTGATTTCCTTTCCTCCGGGTACTTAGATGTTTCAGTTCCCCGGGTTTGCTCTTAAAGTCCTATGTATTCAGACTAAAAGTACCTGGTTTACCCTACTATTGATTACCCTTGCGGATAACAATAATAGAATATCAGGTGGGTTGCCCCATTCGGACATCCATGGATCAAAGCTTATTCTCAGCTCCCCATGGCTTAACGCAGAGTATCACGTCCTTCATCGCCTCTTACTGCCAAGGCATCCACCAAACGCCCTTTTCGCGCTTGATTTGATCCAGAAGAAGCTAGGCTTCAACTGTTTCAAGAGCTTGTTCTTTTTTCCCGCTCCGGTGACAAACGTTACCGGAACATGTAGCTCCGAAGAGCTACCGCGATCCCGCGTAGGATCGCTTGACTCAACCTTTCGATTGAGCCTGGTTAGTGTACTTGACTTGATAGTTATTTAAACTTTTGAGCTCGTAGCTCTTGATAGCACTTACTCGCGCTATCAGTTTAAAAACTGATGTTGTATCTCTCTAAACGATGTCAAACTTCTAAACCTTGTGGGTTTAGAAGTAAGCGAGACAGCGACTTTCCCGAAGGAAAGTTGCGTTCGCCATACAGCCGATCCGAAGATCAACCGCATCATCCGATTGGATGGCAAAACACTCAAAGTGTTCAACGATCTAATCGGGATGGTATGTGATGTGTGGGATGTCCAACTCTTTGCGAAGCAAAGAGTTTATGGTGGGTCGAGGAGGACTTGAACCTCCGACCTCACGCTTATCAGGCGTGCGCTCTAACCACCTGAGCTACCGACCCAGCTTACTTACCGAGGTAAATAGCGATGGTTATCTGGTGGAGCGTAACGGGTTCGAACCGTTGACCCCCTGCTTGCAAAGCAGGTGCTCTACCAACTGAGCTAACGCCCCTAAGAATGTTCCCACTGGAACACATAGTTTCTGAAGAGATATGAGGACGGCTCGGTCCGTGTGTTTGAACTTGCGTTCAAACTGACCTGAACTTGCGTTCAAATCTTATGCTACTAAGTAGCTGCTAAGTGTTTCACGAGATAAGCAAGCTCATCTACTAGAAACATCCTTAGAAAGGAGGTGATCCAGCCGCAGGTTCCCCTACGGCTACCTTGTTACGACTTCACCCCAGTCGCTGAACCCACCGTGGTCCGCTGCCTCCTGCAAGCAGGTTGGCGCACGGCCTTCGGGTAGACCCAACTCCCATGGTGTGACGGGCGGTGTGTACAAGGCCCGGGAACGTATTCACCGCGTCATGCTGTTACGCGATTACTAGCGATTCCGACTTCATGGGGTCGAGTTGCAGACCCCAATCCGAACTGAGACAGCTTTTTGGGATTAACCCATTGTCACTGCCATTGTAGCACGTGTGTAGCCCAACCCGTAAGGGCCATGAGGACTTGACGTCATCCACACCTTCCTCCGGCTTATCACCGGCAGTCTCCCTAGAGTGCCCAGCTTAACCTGCTGGCAACTAAGGACGTGGGTTGCGCTCGTTGCCGGACTTAACCGAACATCTCACGACACGAGCTGACGACAGCCATGCAGCACCTGTATCTCGTCCAGCCTAGCTGAAAGCTCCATCTCTGGAGCGACGACGAGTATGTCAAGGGTTGGTAAGGTTCTGCGCGTTGCTTCGAATTAAACCACATGCTCCACCGCTTGTGCGGGCCCCCGTCAATTCCTTTGAGTTTTAATCTTGCGACCGTACTCCCCAGGCGGAATGCTTAATCCGTTAGGTGTGTCACTAACAAGCATGCTTGCTAACGACTGGCATTCATCGTTTACGGCGTGGACTACCAGGGTATCTAATCCTGTTTGCTCCCCACGCTTTCGCACCTCAGCGTCAGTATCGAGCCAGTAAGTCGCCTTCGCCACTGGTGTTCCTCCGAATATCTACGAATTTCACCTCTACACTCGGAATTCCACTTACCTCTCTCGAACTCAAGACTAGCAGTATTAAAGGCAGTTCCAGGGTTGAGCCCTGGGATTTCACCTCTAACTTACTAATCCGCCTACGTGCGCTTTACGCCCAGTAATTCCGAACAACGCTAACCCCCTCCGTATTACCGCGGCTGCTGGCACGGAGTTAGCCGGGGTTTCTTTTCCAGGTACTGTCATTATCATCCCTGGTGAAAGAGCTTTACGACCCTAAGGCCTTCGTCACTCACGCGGCATCGCTAGATCAGGCTTGCGCCCATTGTCTAAGATTCCCCACTGCTGCCTCCCGTAGGAGTCTGGGCCGTGTCTCAGTCCCAGTGTTGCTGATCATCCTCTCAAACCAGCTATAGATCGTAGACTTGGTAGGCCATTACCCCACCAACTATCTAATCTAACGCGGGCCAATCCTTCACCGATAAATCTTTCCCCCGAAGGGCGTATAAGGTATTACTCACCGTTTCCAGTGGCTATTCCTTAGTGAAGGGTATGTTCCCACGCGTTACTAACCCGTCCGCCGCTCCTCCCCGAAGGGAAGCGCTCGACTTGCATGTGTTAGGCGTGCCGCCAGCGTTCGTTCTGAGCCAGGATCAAACTCTCAAGTTGAAAAGATCTTGCGACCTTTACCTTGACGTTCGAACCTCTGCACATCGTCCCGTTGTTCAAACGGGACACTTATTCTGTTTGTTGTGCTAAAGTTTACAAAGTAAACAAAAGCCGTCCAAACAGTGAAGCTGACACTACATAATCGAACCGAAGTCCTAGTAGCGTTGATATACAGGGGGTTGATCCATCGAACTGAACCAAACCGCCCACATATCTCTTCAGATATAGCAATTTCAAAGAGCGAAGAGACAACAATAATACAGAGGCGCCAAAATCTCTAGGCGCGCACCGCACTCATTATCTCTTATTTTTAGTCTTCACCGTCTGGCCTCTCGACCCGTCCAGTGACCCAGTGGAGCATCTCTGCGCCGCCGGTAGAGGGGTTCTAGTCCCACCCACCAATGCCCGCAACCCCTTTTTATGAAAAAGTCATAAAAACTTCAAAAAGCTCACGTTTACTCAGCAAAACGAAGAAAAATGGTGTGAAAAATCGCGGACCAACACCCGAATTCCAGACAACCAATCCAAAAAATCCAACCAAAACACTCCAAATCAACAGTTATCCACAGACTCAAGGAGTGGCTTCGTGGAATTGTCACGTGAGTCTATGTCGAGTCACCCGACTCACTCTTTGGAAATGAAAATGGGGGCGTGCCCAGCTCGGTTGAATCCCAACACAACCAGGGAAGGTCGAAACTTCGGGAACTACCAGACCTACAACCTTACGCGAGCTTCAATCTGCGCAATTGCGGCAGTCGGAGACCCAAAAGTACTATGATGATACCCAGATAGATCATCGGTTCAACTTGCCACCCCTTCACAAGGATCACGTAATGAAGCCCACCCGCCAAGGCCGCACCATAGGTAAGCTTGTGCAGGTTGCGCCACCTCGCCCCACCCAGTTTCCGCAAGGAGAGATTATTGGATGTGATCGCCAAGGGAATCATCAAGGCAAATCCAAGCATCCCAATGGTAATGTACCAGCGCTTTACGATGTCCTTTAGGATTTGCGTGAGGAGGAGTTGCATATCAAGGAAGAGCCAAACCGCGAGATGCATGGCGACATAGGCAAAGGCCAAAAGCCCGATGGCGCGGCGAAATTTGATCAGGTTGATGCCAAGCTTGGTCCGCAGCGGCGTAATCGCCAGTCCCGCTATGAGGAGTTGCAGCGCGATTTCCCCGAGTTCATGCTCAAGCCGTTTAACCGGATCAACCCCAAGGTTTCCCGCGAACAATTGAAAAACCAAAAATGAAACGGGTACGAGTCCCAGAAAATACAGGCTCCACGCGGGAATTTTGCGCGCGGTTTGATTGATCGTTTGAATTGGGTCGAACATGCGCGCAGCGTCTCTCTGTATATAGGGAGTGGTTCGCATCGGCAATTTTGGGTGAACCCGCTTGCCGATGCTCAATTTAGCTTAGTAGTTTTTCTTGAGGTCCATACCCTTATACAGTCCGGCCACTTCTTCTTCATAGCCGTTGAACATGAGGGTCTCTTGGCGCTTGGCGATAAGGCCGCCAATCTTGCGTTCACTCGCTTGGCTCCAACGCGGGTGGTCCACAGTCGGATTCACATTCGAATAGAAACCATACTCACGCGCGTTTATCATGTTCCAGCTTGTCTCGGGCTGTTTGTTGGTGGCTGTGATGCGCACAATCGATTTGATCGACTTGAAACCATATTTCCACGGCACAACCAAACGCAATGGCGCCCCGTTTTGCTTGGGCAGATCGTCGCCATAAAGGCCCGTCGCCAAAATCGTAAGCGGATTCATCGCCTCGTCCATGCGCAAACCTTCACGGTAAGGCCAAGGAATGGTCCGGCTTTGCTGGCCGATCATTTCGTCGGGGCGTTCAAGGGTTTCAAACGCAATATACTTTGCACCCGACTGAACTCCGACGCGCTGTAGAAGCGAGGACAACTCAAACCCAACCCACGGGATCACCATCGCCCATGCCTCGACGCAACGGAAACGGTAAATCCGCTCCTCCATCGTCATACCCTTGGTCAAATCAGCGAGGTCATAGGTCCCAGGTTTGTCGACCATACCGTCAATTTTTACACTCCACGGGTCCACAGTTAGACGCCCCGCATATTTCGCAGGGTCCCCTTTACCGGTGCCGAACTCGTAGAAATTGTTGTAGTTAGAGATGTCCTTGAGGCTGTTTGGCTTCTCACTTGATGAGTACTCGCTCGCAACAGTGGCGATTTTCGCGCTCACCGGACTTGCCGCGATCAACCCTGCCGCGCCCATTCCTGCCATGACTTGGCGCCGATTAAGGAAATCTGCGCGCGGGGTCACGTCGGACCATTTGAGATTAGTTTTAAAACGTTGTGCCATTTGAACCTCCAGCAATTTCTCCTAAAGTTAATCGAAAAGGCCTCAACAAAAAGATAAATAGACAGAACTCACGAATTTGTTTGGTGGGCGTGAGAATATTCGGTGTTTTCGTCATTGCGCTGAAATAATCGCCCCACCTTTGCGAATTGTCTGCCTTGATTGCTACAATTTTATACGGATGTGGAAACCGGCTTAGGTGTTGATTAAGGGTTTCATGAACAAATTACGGTTCTGAATCCCTATTTTAAGGAACACCGTATGAAACGTCTCTTCCTATCTTCCGCCCTTGCTTTCAGTTTGCTCGCACAAGGCGCGCACGCGCTCGACGCTGAAAGCAATGTCGAAAGTGTTCTAGAAAACACGCTTGCAGCATGGGTCGAAAACCCCACAGTGATTGACGCTCTGCGCGCGCAAAATGCGGCACACGCGACTCTCGTCGAAGCAGATATTATTAACCTAGACAATCTTTGGCGTGCCGAAGTCGGTGCAACTGAAACCCCGATCCAATCTGAAGTTATGGCGCGGG
This Falsihalocynthiibacter arcticus DNA region includes the following protein-coding sequences:
- the msrQ gene encoding protein-methionine-sulfoxide reductase heme-binding subunit MsrQ — its product is MFDPIQTINQTARKIPAWSLYFLGLVPVSFLVFQLFAGNLGVDPVKRLEHELGEIALQLLIAGLAITPLRTKLGINLIKFRRAIGLLAFAYVAMHLAVWLFLDMQLLLTQILKDIVKRWYITIGMLGFALMIPLAITSNNLSLRKLGGARWRNLHKLTYGAALAGGLHYVILVKGWQVEPMIYLGIIIVLLGLRLPQLRRLKLA
- the msrP gene encoding protein-methionine-sulfoxide reductase catalytic subunit MsrP; this translates as MAQRFKTNLKWSDVTPRADFLNRRQVMAGMGAAGLIAASPVSAKIATVASEYSSSEKPNSLKDISNYNNFYEFGTGKGDPAKYAGRLTVDPWSVKIDGMVDKPGTYDLADLTKGMTMEERIYRFRCVEAWAMVIPWVGFELSSLLQRVGVQSGAKYIAFETLERPDEMIGQQSRTIPWPYREGLRMDEAMNPLTILATGLYGDDLPKQNGAPLRLVVPWKYGFKSIKSIVRITATNKQPETSWNMINAREYGFYSNVNPTVDHPRWSQASERKIGGLIAKRQETLMFNGYEEEVAGLYKGMDLKKNY